The proteins below come from a single Natranaerofaba carboxydovora genomic window:
- a CDS encoding amino acid permease: MRQKLDRSLGMFSAITISVGTMVGSAIFVLAGTSYEAAGPSASLSIFLAGIAAIFTAFSFAELVTIIPKAGGGYAYVREATNNNVIGFICGWGFWLGYAMSCGLFAIGFGNFLNYFFPFIPEMIGTYILIVYVIGINIKGMKNSGGLQNIITVGLIVLLMGYIIYGFFHIDLTKQTPFFTEGLGGMFHAMGFLYMTYIGYGLVTTASEEVINPQKTIPRAIIISLVFVIFLKTAAFFIGSGLIHWQQLIPAVTGTPLTDTAVVMGGVIGGYLFALAGIFATVSSINTAIIASSRTSFALARDQRFPSIFKVINNKTKTPIFSIITAGIIVIISVSIRDLEHISAITSIFSLTGYSLVNVALIIFRKKEPDLKRSFKAPLYPLSPVLGIGLNIFLVVQLGITDTFALLVSIGVIALGLLYYYFGIPRLKSAPKGISPLEIPIVPIQNKINAVNANNNGTKSKIYVPVANPNTLDSLINFANSIAKAEDNTNLIPLHVANVPESIPLDSGYYGDLKETITEWKDILGRLQDYEEKFGSYIKPVVVFSRDITHGITSSIEKHESSMLLIGWHAHDFKYDITGGIVTRMFEEAPTDVCVFKDNGLKEVKNILFPYGGGRYSQTTAAVVKRIADALDAKVTVVKVVDHIESISEEMEYKEQIQSAMENLTSEFEVEVRVGDLVQEVVALTGKYDLMILGASLDWGLKDYITGIRSDEMVENADCSVLAVKSFHNTLQRKSIRSYVKKAKDFINKG; encoded by the coding sequence TTGAGACAAAAGTTAGACCGTTCACTAGGGATGTTTTCTGCTATTACTATAAGTGTGGGTACAATGGTAGGTTCGGCAATTTTTGTCCTTGCTGGTACCAGTTATGAAGCTGCGGGTCCATCTGCCAGCCTGTCTATTTTTTTGGCAGGTATTGCAGCGATTTTTACGGCTTTTTCCTTTGCTGAGCTTGTGACAATCATCCCAAAAGCCGGCGGAGGTTATGCTTATGTTCGTGAAGCGACCAATAACAATGTTATTGGTTTTATCTGCGGCTGGGGTTTTTGGCTTGGCTATGCTATGTCCTGTGGCCTTTTTGCCATTGGGTTTGGGAATTTTTTAAATTATTTTTTCCCCTTTATACCTGAGATGATAGGGACTTATATATTGATAGTTTATGTTATTGGAATAAATATTAAAGGGATGAAAAATTCCGGTGGTTTGCAAAATATAATTACTGTTGGACTTATAGTGCTATTAATGGGGTATATTATTTATGGTTTTTTTCACATAGATTTAACCAAACAGACCCCTTTTTTTACCGAAGGGCTTGGCGGGATGTTTCACGCAATGGGTTTTCTGTATATGACCTATATAGGGTATGGGCTTGTTACTACAGCTAGCGAAGAGGTTATTAACCCGCAAAAAACTATTCCAAGAGCGATAATTATCTCTCTTGTATTTGTCATTTTTCTAAAAACAGCAGCTTTTTTTATCGGAAGTGGCTTGATACACTGGCAGCAGTTGATACCTGCAGTTACTGGAACCCCATTGACAGATACTGCAGTCGTGATGGGGGGAGTAATCGGAGGGTATTTGTTTGCACTTGCGGGCATTTTCGCAACGGTGTCCTCGATAAACACAGCAATAATTGCATCTTCTAGGACATCTTTTGCCCTTGCTAGAGATCAGCGTTTTCCTTCTATTTTTAAGGTTATCAATAATAAGACAAAGACACCGATTTTTTCAATCATAACAGCAGGTATAATTGTAATTATTTCTGTGTCTATAAGGGATTTAGAACATATTTCAGCTATAACAAGTATTTTTTCTCTAACAGGATATAGCTTGGTTAATGTTGCTTTAATAATATTTCGAAAGAAAGAACCAGACTTGAAAAGAAGTTTTAAGGCTCCTTTATATCCACTTTCGCCCGTATTAGGAATTGGTTTGAATATATTTTTGGTGGTTCAATTGGGGATAACTGATACTTTTGCCTTGCTTGTTTCTATAGGTGTAATAGCCCTTGGTCTGCTGTATTACTATTTTGGCATTCCAAGGTTAAAAAGTGCTCCTAAAGGGATATCTCCTTTAGAAATACCCATTGTGCCTATCCAAAATAAAATAAATGCAGTTAATGCAAACAACAATGGAACAAAAAGTAAAATCTATGTACCAGTTGCTAACCCTAATACTTTGGATAGTCTTATAAATTTTGCAAATAGTATTGCAAAAGCTGAGGATAATACAAATTTAATCCCTCTGCATGTGGCTAATGTGCCAGAATCGATCCCCCTTGATTCGGGCTATTATGGTGATTTGAAAGAAACTATCACTGAGTGGAAAGATATACTGGGTAGGCTTCAGGACTATGAAGAAAAGTTTGGCTCTTATATAAAGCCAGTAGTTGTCTTCTCTAGGGATATCACTCATGGAATTACCTCGTCAATAGAAAAACACGAGTCATCTATGTTATTAATAGGTTGGCATGCCCATGACTTTAAGTATGATATTACTGGTGGGATAGTAACTAGGATGTTTGAAGAAGCACCTACTGATGTATGTGTTTTTAAAGATAATGGTTTGAAAGAAGTAAAAAATATTTTGTTCCCTTACGGAGGGGGGAGGTACTCACAGACAACAGCTGCGGTTGTTAAAAGAATAGCCGATGCATTAGATGCCAAGGTTACGGTTGTAAAAGTCGTAGACCATATCGAAAGTATCTCAGAAGAGATGGAATATAAAGAACAAATACAATCGGCTATGGAGAACTTAACCAGCGAATTTGAAGTGGAAGTTCGTGTTGGGGATTTGGTCCAAGAAGTAGTCGCTCTTACTGGAAAGTATGACTTGATGATTCTTGGTGCTTCTCTTGACTGGGGTCTAAAAGATTATATAACAGGGATTCGTTCGGACGAAATGGTAGAGAATGCCGACTGTTCGGTGCTAGCAGTGAAGAGTTTTCATAATACTCTCCAGCGAAAAAGTATAAGAAGCTATGTGAAAAAAGCAAAAGATTTTATTAATAAAGGTTAG
- a CDS encoding transglutaminase-like domain-containing protein: protein MIKNNMYSTLRWKLFFIFVWVLLVFYPNPMRVGETFFRVFNPPVAPEVISDHVLEEMRDLDNGEIERFVLDYIPYQYDWQTFNLPWYYPRVEEVLANRTGDCKSRMILLASIFEALGRDYELRYSINHFWVHYDGKDEGYIERDDVFLFSEEEGFQIPDFQWDVTYRSYNNFMELMPFSKKVFFFLGFFVAWWMEVSTNNFTWQNLKTSRLNFEISVK, encoded by the coding sequence TTGATTAAAAACAACATGTATTCTACATTAAGGTGGAAGCTGTTTTTTATATTTGTTTGGGTGTTGTTAGTTTTTTACCCGAACCCAATGAGGGTTGGAGAGACATTTTTTAGGGTCTTTAATCCACCAGTAGCCCCTGAGGTAATATCAGATCATGTTTTAGAAGAGATGCGTGATTTAGATAACGGTGAAATAGAAAGGTTTGTGCTTGATTATATCCCGTATCAATATGATTGGCAGACCTTTAATCTTCCCTGGTATTATCCAAGGGTTGAAGAGGTTTTGGCAAATAGGACAGGCGATTGTAAATCTAGAATGATTCTTCTTGCATCAATTTTTGAAGCTCTTGGAAGGGACTATGAACTTAGATATTCCATTAATCATTTTTGGGTTCATTATGATGGTAAGGATGAGGGTTATATAGAGAGAGACGATGTGTTTTTGTTTTCAGAGGAAGAGGGTTTTCAAATTCCAGACTTTCAGTGGGATGTGACTTACAGAAGTTATAACAATTTTATGGAGCTTATGCCTTTTAGCAAAAAAGTTTTCTTCTTTTTGGGCTTTTTTGTTGCTTGGTGGATGGAAGTAAGTACAAATAATTTTACCTGGCAAAATTTAAAAACATCTAGACTTAATTTTGAAATCTCAGTCAAATAA
- a CDS encoding HAD family hydrolase has protein sequence MKEVSDIMKEEDKTYDIILFDLDGTLTDPKEGIINSIKYALSKYGIEENDDKYLEKFIGPSLYESFEVYYSFDEKEVYNVVNYYREYFSERGMYENKLYPGIKELLNSLKEKDKTLIVATSKPTVFAKEIIKFFGIDEYFVGVFGSNLDGTRIAKSEVINAALSSIEYNTSSANAGKNIDPKKIMIGDREYDIIGAKENGIDSVGVLYGYGSKDELEAVGPEYITDQVSVLKDVLLE, from the coding sequence ATGAAAGAGGTGAGCGACATAATGAAAGAAGAGGATAAAACCTACGATATAATATTATTTGATTTAGATGGTACCCTGACAGATCCCAAAGAAGGGATAATAAATTCGATAAAATATGCGCTGTCAAAATACGGCATAGAAGAAAATGATGATAAGTATTTGGAAAAGTTTATTGGCCCTTCGTTATATGAGTCTTTTGAAGTTTATTATTCTTTTGATGAAAAAGAAGTATACAATGTTGTGAATTATTACAGGGAGTATTTTTCTGAGCGTGGAATGTATGAAAACAAGCTTTATCCAGGTATAAAAGAATTACTAAATTCTCTGAAAGAAAAAGATAAAACACTTATAGTGGCAACTTCAAAGCCGACTGTTTTTGCTAAAGAGATTATTAAATTTTTTGGGATTGATGAGTATTTTGTAGGTGTATTTGGCAGCAACTTAGATGGAACAAGGATAGCAAAATCAGAAGTTATAAATGCAGCTTTGAGTTCAATTGAATATAATACTAGTAGTGCTAATGCTGGTAAAAATATAGACCCTAAAAAAATAATGATTGGGGACAGAGAATACGATATAATAGGAGCTAAGGAGAATGGAATTGACAGTGTAGGGGTTTTGTATGGATACGGCTCTAAAGATGAATTAGAGGCAGTTGGTCCAGAATATATCACTGATCAAGTAAGTGTATTAAAGGATGTTTTGCTAGAATAA
- a CDS encoding VanZ family protein, with translation MYIGFGIDAVSFLVIACAAALIYSGILALKYFIRGRFSFSLTNFILEILIITSLIAVILLTLSPIRGLMLEPVYMSVNLVPFENILEMFRFSTRETILRMVGGNIVLFMPLTFFMTLRFLGKLSVIWVVFIGIGLSTTIELIQLFHPLRQTNIDDVMLNSLGVFFGVISGLIISKIFGIRSE, from the coding sequence ATGTATATTGGATTTGGCATAGATGCTGTAAGTTTCCTTGTAATAGCCTGCGCGGCTGCTTTAATATACAGTGGAATTTTGGCTTTAAAATATTTTATTAGAGGGCGGTTTTCATTTAGCCTGACAAATTTTATTTTAGAGATATTGATTATCACATCTTTAATAGCAGTGATTTTACTAACACTATCTCCAATACGAGGTTTGATGTTAGAGCCCGTATATATGTCGGTTAACTTGGTTCCTTTTGAAAATATTTTAGAGATGTTTCGATTCTCAACAAGAGAAACTATATTGAGGATGGTAGGGGGTAATATTGTTTTGTTTATGCCTCTTACCTTTTTTATGACTTTGCGCTTTCTAGGGAAGTTATCTGTTATCTGGGTAGTATTTATAGGGATCGGGCTTTCTACAACTATTGAATTAATACAGCTTTTTCACCCTTTGAGACAAACCAATATTGATGATGTTATGCTTAACAGCTTAGGAGTTTTTTTTGGTGTTATTAGCGGCCTAATTATAAGTAAAATCTTTGGAATTAGAAGTGAGTGA
- a CDS encoding helix-hairpin-helix domain-containing protein: MYTELKIKKGGYIVVDIVEQVSKEQDLKKDKVNKVVKLIKEDGNTIPFVARYRKNETGNMSEDDIRNIIERWEYINNLETRKKEIIETLKNREKLTPELERAVNLSNTQHELEELYKPYKQKKKTRGMKAEEKGLSPLADIFLKGEITTENEAQKESERFLEEEKGVTSYEEALQGANDIIAEKIAQKSENRKETKDICENLTKINVELKDKEKDKKGVYKDYYEFGDKLIKLPSHRIMAINRGEKEGVLKVKYSSPEQKVIDRLSTRETKGIEGYSRQVIEEAVADSVKRLIVPSIERELKTYKLEEAEGRAINIFSKNLENLLMKPPIKGKVIMGVDPAYKTGCKLAVIDSTGDVKEVDVIYPTKPHSKVKEAEKKVLDLIKNYNVKIIAIGNGTASRETEEFVVGAISSYTKETGDEDVQYAIVSEDGASVYSASKLASEEFPELDVQERSAISIARRVLDPLAELVKIDPGSIGVGQYQHDVSKKKLEETLSFVVEKVVNQVGVDVNTASVHLLKNISGLNKKSAENIVEKRTELQGFDSRKVLKQVKGLGDKTFEQCAGFLRILNGENSLDKTAIHPESYHLATELLDIMQEKAENIGSSELIEKITTLENDQAKIEELADKLETDYFTLKDILSAFKKPHFDPRDKFDKPRLKKDILKIEDLKEGMVLEGEIKNVVDFGAFVDLGIKEDGLIHISNLSDKYIAHPFEVVSVGNIVRVEIIDIDKERGRIGLRKV; encoded by the coding sequence ATGTATACAGAGCTGAAAATTAAGAAAGGTGGATATATTGTGGTAGATATAGTAGAACAGGTCTCAAAAGAACAGGACCTAAAAAAAGATAAAGTAAATAAAGTAGTTAAACTAATAAAAGAAGACGGCAATACGATACCATTTGTGGCAAGGTATAGAAAAAATGAAACAGGAAATATGTCAGAAGATGATATTAGAAATATAATAGAAAGATGGGAATACATTAATAATCTTGAGACAAGGAAAAAAGAAATAATCGAAACCCTGAAAAATAGAGAAAAGCTAACTCCTGAACTTGAGAGAGCTGTCAATCTGTCAAACACCCAGCACGAGCTAGAAGAGTTATACAAGCCATACAAACAAAAGAAAAAGACCCGGGGAATGAAAGCAGAGGAAAAAGGCCTTAGCCCTCTGGCAGATATTTTCTTAAAAGGTGAAATAACTACTGAAAATGAAGCACAAAAAGAGAGCGAAAGATTTTTGGAGGAAGAAAAAGGTGTAACATCCTACGAAGAAGCCCTCCAAGGGGCAAATGATATTATTGCAGAAAAAATAGCCCAAAAAAGTGAAAACAGAAAAGAAACAAAAGATATTTGTGAGAATCTAACCAAAATTAATGTAGAGTTAAAAGACAAAGAAAAAGACAAAAAAGGTGTTTATAAGGATTATTATGAATTTGGTGATAAGCTAATAAAACTTCCTTCCCATAGAATTATGGCGATTAATAGGGGTGAAAAAGAAGGGGTTCTAAAAGTCAAATACTCTTCGCCCGAACAAAAAGTTATTGACAGATTGTCAACAAGAGAAACAAAAGGTATTGAAGGGTACTCAAGACAAGTTATAGAAGAGGCCGTGGCTGACAGTGTCAAAAGATTAATTGTACCTTCGATTGAGCGAGAATTAAAAACATACAAGCTTGAAGAAGCAGAAGGACGGGCGATAAATATATTTTCCAAAAATCTTGAAAATCTCTTAATGAAACCTCCTATCAAGGGTAAGGTTATTATGGGGGTAGACCCTGCATACAAAACCGGGTGTAAGTTGGCTGTTATAGATAGTACCGGGGATGTTAAAGAAGTTGATGTTATCTACCCAACTAAACCTCACAGCAAAGTCAAAGAAGCAGAAAAGAAAGTATTAGATTTAATTAAAAATTATAATGTCAAGATTATAGCGATAGGTAATGGTACTGCTTCTAGGGAAACAGAAGAGTTTGTAGTAGGGGCAATATCTTCATATACAAAAGAAACCGGGGACGAGGATGTTCAGTATGCAATTGTAAGTGAAGACGGTGCAAGTGTATATTCTGCCTCAAAACTTGCCAGTGAAGAGTTCCCGGAATTAGATGTTCAGGAAAGAAGTGCTATCTCTATTGCAAGAAGGGTTTTGGACCCTCTAGCAGAATTAGTAAAAATAGATCCAGGCTCTATTGGAGTGGGACAGTATCAGCATGATGTCTCAAAGAAAAAGTTAGAAGAGACCCTTTCTTTTGTAGTAGAAAAAGTAGTTAACCAGGTAGGTGTAGATGTTAATACAGCTTCGGTTCACCTGCTAAAAAATATTTCTGGTCTAAATAAAAAAAGTGCAGAAAATATAGTTGAAAAAAGAACTGAATTACAGGGGTTTGACTCTAGAAAAGTATTAAAACAAGTAAAAGGGCTAGGTGACAAAACATTTGAGCAGTGTGCAGGTTTTTTAAGAATATTAAATGGTGAAAACTCGTTGGATAAAACAGCGATTCATCCGGAGTCTTATCATCTAGCGACTGAACTGTTAGATATCATGCAAGAAAAAGCAGAAAATATAGGTTCTAGTGAGCTTATAGAAAAAATCACTACCCTGGAAAATGACCAGGCAAAGATTGAAGAATTAGCAGATAAACTAGAAACAGATTATTTTACGCTAAAAGATATATTAAGTGCGTTTAAAAAGCCGCACTTTGATCCGAGGGATAAATTTGATAAGCCCAGATTAAAAAAAGATATTCTAAAGATTGAAGATCTAAAAGAAGGTATGGTGCTAGAAGGTGAGATAAAGAACGTTGTAGATTTTGGTGCTTTTGTGGATCTTGGTATAAAGGAAGATGGCTTAATTCACATTTCCAACTTGAGCGATAAATATATAGCACATCCATTTGAAGTGGTGTCCGTGGGTAATATTGTGCGAGTTGAAATCATTGATATAGACAAAGAACGAGGAAGGATTGGCCTAAGAAAAGTTTAG
- a CDS encoding 3'-5' exoribonuclease YhaM family protein — MKVKQIMDQDSNELISDNVFLLTRKDKKPFNNKPGDFMTMELSDDSGRIKAIKWDGAEEVFDLVEVGDIVRVKGKTSEYNGEKQIIVDQIEAEKGNYNKEEFMPKVQNINELLEAFDSLIDILRKELDESKSAYLEIIDNFLGSSYYEDFKIWPAAIKFHHEKLGGLLMHTLNVARHVYFYSKKEPGVNQGLAILGAIFHDIGKIEEYSFETGAIKLTKKGMLFGHKVLGMEIVRELCENTSISDEEKDLLLHIIASHHGKIEYGAITQPKIPEAVLVHHADLMDAECYKVVDALQNIDEGEFGYSDKYKGYVYRAEN, encoded by the coding sequence ATGAAGGTAAAGCAGATTATGGATCAGGATTCTAACGAACTAATAAGTGATAATGTTTTTTTATTAACCAGAAAAGATAAAAAGCCTTTCAATAACAAACCAGGTGATTTTATGACTATGGAATTATCTGATGATAGCGGCAGGATTAAAGCCATTAAATGGGATGGTGCCGAAGAAGTATTTGATTTGGTAGAGGTCGGAGATATAGTAAGGGTTAAAGGAAAAACAAGTGAATATAATGGAGAAAAACAGATAATAGTTGATCAAATTGAAGCAGAAAAAGGTAATTATAATAAAGAGGAATTTATGCCTAAGGTACAAAATATTAATGAATTATTAGAAGCTTTTGATAGTTTAATAGATATTTTGAGAAAAGAATTAGATGAAAGCAAAAGTGCTTATTTAGAAATAATTGATAACTTTCTAGGCAGCAGCTACTATGAGGACTTTAAAATTTGGCCTGCTGCAATAAAATTTCATCATGAAAAGCTTGGTGGACTATTAATGCACACCTTAAATGTAGCAAGGCATGTTTATTTTTATTCGAAAAAAGAGCCAGGTGTTAACCAGGGGCTTGCAATTTTGGGGGCAATATTTCACGATATAGGAAAGATTGAAGAGTACTCCTTTGAAACTGGGGCGATAAAGCTTACAAAAAAAGGTATGTTGTTTGGGCATAAAGTACTAGGAATGGAGATTGTGAGAGAACTTTGTGAAAACACCTCAATATCCGACGAAGAAAAGGATTTGCTTCTTCATATTATAGCAAGTCATCATGGTAAAATTGAGTACGGTGCAATTACTCAGCCAAAGATACCTGAAGCTGTTCTTGTGCATCATGCTGACCTAATGGATGCTGAGTGTTATAAAGTGGTTGATGCTTTGCAAAATATTGATGAAGGTGAGTTTGGCTACTCTGACAAATATAAAGGATATGTATACAGAGCTGAAAATTAA
- a CDS encoding HD-GYP domain-containing protein gives MKKIEKYHVSEIKPGMKLGKDIVKNEIVLYPKDNVITEKVINFIKNWGIEEVYVQREDENVIQNRERKELKVKHRYQKAVERTTKFMEGLKQKGRLDIKEVNELAEDLYKFSTDHYLFIKLMDQLQGKNSYLLQHSVNVGLFSSLLARWLRMDEAQIKEVGLTGLLHDIGRIYIRRKELKEFMEHPYYGYDIITKKTSYGDNIAKGVYQHHERADGSGYPRSLKSKAICSYAKIIAVVDTFDEYILAANMEKKCAFKAIEIIKESAFDKLDPLSAFTFGDRMLDLLVGAKVVLNDEKVGEVVMVNREKPTYSLVKVGDEFIDLSKETSLKISEVLAF, from the coding sequence TTGAAAAAGATAGAGAAGTATCATGTATCCGAAATTAAACCAGGTATGAAACTTGGTAAAGATATAGTAAAAAATGAAATCGTCCTTTATCCTAAGGACAATGTAATTACAGAAAAAGTAATTAATTTTATAAAGAATTGGGGTATTGAAGAAGTTTATGTTCAAAGAGAAGATGAAAATGTTATCCAGAATAGGGAGAGAAAAGAGCTAAAAGTAAAACACAGATATCAAAAAGCTGTTGAAAGAACTACTAAATTCATGGAAGGGTTAAAGCAGAAAGGTAGACTAGACATTAAAGAGGTTAATGAACTTGCAGAAGATTTATATAAATTTTCTACTGATCACTATCTGTTTATCAAATTAATGGACCAACTGCAGGGTAAAAACAGTTATCTTCTTCAGCACAGTGTTAATGTTGGTCTTTTTTCTTCACTCTTGGCAAGGTGGCTTAGGATGGATGAAGCACAAATTAAAGAAGTTGGTCTTACAGGTCTTTTGCATGATATAGGTAGAATCTACATTAGGCGAAAAGAATTAAAAGAATTTATGGAACATCCTTATTATGGTTATGATATTATAACAAAGAAAACAAGTTATGGTGATAATATTGCTAAAGGTGTGTATCAGCACCATGAAAGGGCTGATGGGAGCGGGTATCCAAGAAGTCTAAAAAGCAAAGCAATATGTAGTTATGCAAAAATTATTGCAGTTGTAGATACTTTTGATGAATACATCCTAGCAGCAAATATGGAGAAAAAATGTGCTTTTAAAGCTATTGAGATAATTAAAGAAAGTGCTTTTGACAAATTGGACCCACTTTCGGCTTTTACTTTTGGAGATAGAATGTTAGACCTGTTAGTGGGAGCAAAGGTAGTTTTAAATGATGAGAAAGTAGGGGAGGTAGTAATGGTTAATAGAGAAAAACCAACTTATTCACTAGTTAAAGTTGGCGATGAATTCATTGATTTAAGTAAGGAAACTTCTCTGAAAATATCTGAAGTATTGGCATTTTGA
- a CDS encoding metal ABC transporter solute-binding protein, Zn/Mn family, with translation MKARSIMIFLIVISLSIFVYGCGSEAEPSDDKADKTEKEEAEGELQIVTSISIIADMTENIVGDRAEVEYIVPIGEEPEEYEPVPSDFQKVSDADVFFVNGYNIETWLEDMVENISDVPIVHVAEDGPTIPLAEGDNIPDPHLWMDVELVQDYYVENILDKVKNLDLDGKDYYFENAEKYLAELEELDEWIKEKVEEVDEENRFIITSENCFKYYGDAYGFETDGIWELNSHEEGTPQQISRIVDIVKDNEVPAVFVETTVNPQYMEMVEDETGVAIAGEVYSDAIGVEGNGADSYIDKMKHNTKTFVEGLK, from the coding sequence ATGAAAGCGAGAAGTATTATGATTTTTTTAATTGTGATTAGTCTAAGTATCTTTGTCTATGGCTGCGGTAGCGAGGCTGAGCCTAGTGATGATAAAGCAGATAAAACAGAAAAAGAAGAGGCAGAAGGTGAGTTACAAATTGTAACTAGTATCTCAATAATTGCAGACATGACAGAGAATATAGTAGGGGATAGGGCAGAGGTAGAATATATTGTGCCAATTGGAGAAGAGCCTGAGGAATATGAGCCGGTTCCAAGTGATTTTCAAAAAGTAAGTGATGCTGACGTATTTTTTGTAAATGGATATAATATAGAAACATGGCTGGAAGATATGGTTGAAAATATTTCAGATGTCCCTATAGTACACGTAGCAGAAGATGGTCCTACAATTCCTTTAGCTGAAGGAGACAATATTCCAGATCCGCATCTATGGATGGATGTAGAGCTTGTGCAAGATTACTACGTTGAGAATATACTTGATAAGGTAAAAAATTTGGATCTTGATGGAAAAGACTATTATTTTGAAAATGCAGAAAAATACTTAGCAGAGTTAGAAGAACTAGATGAATGGATTAAAGAGAAAGTAGAAGAAGTTGACGAAGAAAATAGGTTCATTATTACCAGCGAAAATTGCTTCAAATATTATGGTGATGCTTACGGTTTTGAAACTGATGGAATCTGGGAACTAAACTCTCATGAAGAAGGGACCCCACAGCAAATATCAAGAATAGTAGATATAGTAAAAGATAATGAAGTCCCTGCAGTATTCGTAGAAACTACGGTTAACCCACAGTATATGGAGATGGTCGAAGATGAGACCGGGGTAGCTATTGCAGGGGAGGTATATTCTGATGCTATAGGTGTGGAAGGCAATGGAGCAGATTCATATATTGATAAAATGAAGCATAATACCAAGACCTTTGTAGAAGGGTTGAAATAA
- a CDS encoding metal ABC transporter permease: MDNLSFFLDALQSYGYLQNAMIAGVLVGTICGVIGCFIILKRMALMGDAISHAVLPGVVIAYIYGFSFFIGAVITGVITSLGIGYIGQGSRIKDDSAMGIMFTAAFAVGIVMITALDGSEVDLWHILFGNVLAVSTGELWLIVGVGIFVLASIFILYREFVISTFDPVMAKAIGIPTNLLHYLFMLLLSFVIVASLQTVGIVLVVAMLITPASTAYLLTDRLFNMLVLSSVFGVISSLIGVYFSFIYDVATGGAIVVVASVIFFITLLVAPKHGVLIRSIKRTA, encoded by the coding sequence ATGGATAACTTAAGCTTTTTCTTAGATGCTCTACAGTCTTACGGGTATTTGCAAAATGCTATGATTGCAGGAGTCTTAGTAGGTACAATTTGCGGGGTGATTGGGTGCTTTATCATCCTAAAGAGGATGGCTCTTATGGGGGATGCTATATCGCATGCAGTACTACCCGGGGTGGTTATAGCCTATATTTACGGTTTTAGTTTCTTTATTGGAGCGGTCATCACAGGAGTAATAACTTCTCTGGGTATAGGTTATATAGGCCAGGGTAGTAGGATAAAAGATGATTCAGCGATGGGGATAATGTTTACAGCAGCTTTTGCAGTTGGGATAGTGATGATTACAGCGCTGGATGGAAGTGAGGTTGATCTATGGCATATATTATTTGGCAATGTTCTTGCAGTTTCTACAGGTGAGCTATGGCTTATTGTAGGGGTTGGTATTTTTGTTCTTGCAAGTATATTTATCCTTTATAGGGAATTTGTAATAAGTACCTTTGACCCAGTTATGGCTAAAGCAATAGGTATACCAACTAATCTATTACACTATCTTTTTATGTTATTACTTTCATTTGTAATTGTAGCATCCCTTCAGACAGTAGGTATAGTTCTTGTGGTTGCAATGCTCATAACACCTGCTTCAACAGCTTATCTTCTAACGGATAGACTGTTTAATATGCTTGTTCTTTCGTCAGTGTTTGGGGTTATATCGTCTCTTATAGGTGTTTATTTTTCCTTTATTTATGATGTGGCTACAGGTGGAGCGATAGTTGTTGTTGCTTCAGTGATATTTTTTATCACCTTGCTAGTGGCTCCTAAACATGGAGTGCTTATTAGAAGTATTAAAAGAACTGCCTGA
- a CDS encoding HD-GYP domain-containing protein, producing the protein MHNVLKGFLLTIQSKDNYTAAHSYRVAHFSIELANLFGLKPLKLKALKTSALLHDLGKLAVPDSVLNKKSSLTDSEFDLIKKHPRIGVRGSILKLKFENHKLNHKKFTW; encoded by the coding sequence TTGCATAATGTACTAAAAGGTTTTCTTCTGACTATTCAATCAAAAGATAACTATACTGCAGCCCACAGTTACCGTGTGGCCCATTTTTCTATTGAACTAGCAAATTTATTTGGATTAAAACCTTTAAAACTAAAAGCTTTAAAAACAAGTGCTTTATTACATGACCTTGGGAAACTAGCTGTACCGGATTCGGTTTTAAACAAAAAAAGCTCTCTTACTGACTCTGAGTTCGATTTAATAAAAAAACACCCCAGGATTGGGGTAAGGGGTTCGATTTTAAAGTTGAAATTTGAAAATCACAAGCTAAATCACAAAAAATTCACATGGTGA